A single genomic interval of Croceibacter atlanticus HTCC2559 harbors:
- a CDS encoding ABC transporter ATP-binding protein, with protein MNYFKKIMRFAIPYKRYAFLNIFFNILYALFSGLAFMSLIPMMQVLFDPEDIKVTEKPVYTGITNIKDYAENSLNYFITNVAGTDKMQALIIVICLVLGLFILKNLFSYFAMYFITFLRNGVLKDIRNTLYDKITELPISFYSEKRKGDTIARMTSDVLEIQHSFLSILELIVREPLTIIFTLIFMLALSVKLTIFVLIFIPVSGFLISLVGKSLKKKSDRVQKEQGVLLSVLEETLGGLKVIKGFNSEAYFTEKFEESTNRHFKFLNSLVNRNNLAKPVSEVLGIGIISVLLYYGGRLVLVEGSFDGPEFITFMALAYNILTPAKAISKASYNVKQGNAAAERVLEILETESPLKDKPNAKDKVDFTTNIDIKNVNFKYENDYVLKDFSITVPKGQSVALVGQSGSGKSTIANLVTRFYDVNDGEITIDGVDIRDLKKKSLRHLMGLVTQDSILFNDTIKNNILLGKQDATDQEIIEALKIANAWEFVKDLPKGIDTNIGDSGNKLSGGQKQRLSIARAVLKNPPIMILDEATSALDTESERLVQSALENMMLNRTSLVIAHRLSTIQNADKIVVMHRGEIVEVGKHDELLKLNGTYKKLVDMQSFE; from the coding sequence ATGAATTATTTTAAAAAAATAATGAGGTTTGCGATACCTTATAAACGCTATGCCTTCTTAAATATATTCTTCAATATTTTATATGCATTGTTTAGTGGTCTGGCATTCATGTCACTAATACCAATGATGCAGGTATTATTTGATCCTGAAGATATAAAAGTAACCGAAAAGCCTGTATATACAGGTATTACAAATATTAAGGATTATGCAGAAAACTCTTTAAACTACTTTATTACAAATGTAGCTGGCACAGACAAAATGCAAGCTTTAATTATTGTAATCTGCTTAGTTCTAGGCTTATTTATATTAAAGAATCTCTTTAGTTATTTTGCCATGTATTTTATCACCTTTTTAAGAAATGGTGTTTTAAAAGACATTCGCAACACATTGTATGATAAGATAACAGAACTTCCTATTTCCTTTTACTCTGAAAAACGTAAAGGTGATACTATTGCAAGAATGACTAGTGATGTTTTGGAAATTCAGCATTCATTTTTATCTATCTTAGAGCTTATAGTAAGAGAACCACTAACAATAATCTTCACTTTAATATTTATGTTAGCGCTTAGTGTTAAGCTTACCATCTTTGTGCTCATTTTTATTCCGGTATCTGGATTTTTAATTTCCTTGGTCGGTAAATCTTTAAAGAAAAAATCTGATAGAGTCCAGAAAGAACAAGGTGTTTTATTGTCTGTATTAGAAGAAACTTTAGGTGGCTTAAAAGTGATAAAAGGATTTAATTCTGAAGCGTATTTTACAGAAAAATTTGAAGAGTCAACAAACAGACATTTTAAATTTTTAAATAGCTTAGTTAACCGAAACAACTTAGCAAAACCTGTTAGTGAAGTATTAGGTATAGGAATTATTTCTGTGCTCCTATATTATGGTGGCCGCTTAGTGCTGGTTGAAGGCAGCTTTGATGGCCCAGAGTTTATCACATTTATGGCATTAGCATATAACATACTAACTCCAGCTAAGGCAATATCTAAGGCTAGTTATAATGTTAAACAAGGAAATGCAGCAGCAGAGCGTGTCCTAGAAATTTTAGAAACAGAGTCTCCTCTAAAAGATAAACCAAATGCTAAGGATAAAGTAGATTTTACTACCAATATCGATATTAAGAACGTTAACTTTAAGTATGAGAATGACTATGTTTTAAAAGACTTTAGCATTACCGTTCCTAAAGGACAGTCTGTAGCTTTGGTAGGACAATCTGGTAGTGGTAAGAGTACCATAGCCAACCTAGTAACACGCTTTTACGATGTAAATGATGGTGAGATTACTATTGATGGTGTAGACATAAGAGACCTTAAAAAGAAGTCTCTAAGGCATTTAATGGGCTTAGTAACACAAGATTCTATCTTATTTAATGACACTATAAAGAATAACATTCTATTAGGAAAGCAAGATGCTACAGACCAAGAAATTATTGAAGCTCTTAAAATTGCAAATGCTTGGGAGTTTGTAAAAGACTTGCCAAAAGGTATTGATACTAATATTGGTGATAGTGGTAATAAATTAAGTGGAGGTCAAAAACAAAGACTCTCTATTGCTCGTGCAGTACTTAAAAATCCACCTATTATGATTTTAGATGAGGCTACTTCTGCTCTAGATACAGAAAGTGAACGTCTTGTACAAAGTGCGTTAGAAAACATGATGCTTAACAGAACATCATTGGTTATTGCACACCGTTTATCAACTATTCAAAATGCAGATAAAATTGTAGTCATGCACAGAGGTGAAATTGTTGAAGTTGGCAAGCACGACGAGTTACTAAAACTAAATGGAACTTATAAAAAATTAGTAGACATGCAGAGTTTTGAGTAA
- the trxB gene encoding thioredoxin-disulfide reductase: MSETTERIKCLIIGSGPAGYTAAIYAARADMNPIMYTGMEPGGQLTTTTEVDNFPGYPEGIDGPTMMVQLQQQAERFGTQVRIGMITEVKFATEKGGIHKAQVDGDKWIEADTVIISTGASAKYLGLESEQRLRGGGVSACAVCDGFFYKGQDVAIVGGGDTAAEEATYLSKICNKVTMLVRKDEMRASKAMQHRVTNTKNIDLRYNTEIDEVLGEQVVEGLRMKNNQTGEKETIDITGLFIAIGHKPNTDIFKGQIDMDNTGYIVTKPKTTETNIPGVFASGDVQDKEYRQAITAAGTGCMAALDAERYLADVGAIEEVSTTTNW, translated from the coding sequence ATGAGCGAAACAACTGAAAGAATTAAATGCCTGATTATTGGTTCTGGACCAGCAGGATATACAGCAGCAATTTATGCAGCTAGAGCAGATATGAACCCTATCATGTATACTGGTATGGAACCTGGAGGACAATTAACTACAACAACAGAAGTAGATAATTTTCCTGGATACCCAGAAGGTATAGATGGACCTACTATGATGGTACAATTACAACAACAAGCAGAACGTTTTGGTACACAGGTGCGTATAGGTATGATTACTGAAGTAAAGTTTGCTACCGAAAAAGGTGGTATTCATAAAGCACAAGTAGATGGTGATAAGTGGATTGAAGCAGATACTGTTATAATTTCGACAGGAGCATCTGCTAAATACTTAGGTTTAGAAAGTGAACAACGCCTACGTGGCGGTGGTGTATCTGCATGTGCAGTGTGCGATGGTTTCTTCTATAAAGGTCAAGATGTTGCTATAGTTGGTGGTGGAGATACAGCTGCAGAAGAAGCTACATATTTATCTAAAATATGTAATAAAGTAACAATGCTAGTGCGTAAAGATGAAATGCGTGCAAGTAAAGCTATGCAACATAGAGTAACAAATACAAAGAACATAGATTTACGTTACAACACAGAGATTGATGAAGTTTTAGGAGAGCAAGTTGTTGAAGGTTTAAGAATGAAAAACAACCAAACTGGCGAAAAAGAAACTATTGATATTACAGGACTTTTTATCGCTATTGGCCATAAGCCAAATACAGATATCTTTAAAGGACAAATAGATATGGATAATACAGGTTATATTGTTACTAAGCCAAAAACTACAGAAACTAATATTCCTGGTGTATTTGCAAGTGGAGATGTTCAAGATAAAGAGTATAGACAAGCAATTACTGCTGCAGGTACAGGTTGTATGGCAGCTTTAGATGCTGAGCGTTATTTAGCAGATGTTGGTGCAATTGAAGAAGTAAGCACAACGACTAACTGGTAA